A window of Capsicum annuum cultivar UCD-10X-F1 unplaced genomic scaffold, UCD10Xv1.1 ctg77422, whole genome shotgun sequence genomic DNA:
AGGGCGACACCACTTACATCACACATTATTTCAAATGGTTTTTCCCAGTCAGGTGCAATAACAATAGGGGCCtcaatcagcttctttttaaggcactcaaatgccttcaagcattcGTCATTGAATAGGaatttcacctccttctccaACAGCTTGTAAAGTGGATTTGCATCTTTGGAGAAATCTTTTATAAATCTTCGATAGAACCTttcatgaccaagaaaactatgcactccctttactaaaatgggaggtggtaaTTTTTTGATAACTTCTACCTTtactcgatcaacttcaatcccttttCTGGAGATTTTATGGCCCAGCACGATACCCTCCTTTActataaaatgacatttttcccagttgagcactagattaaattcaacacatctttgcaaAGCGACATTCAAATTCTCCAGATATATTTTGAATAAATCACCtaccatagagaaatcatccaagaatacctctatggtgtctttcaccatgtcagagaagatagacatcatgcaccgttaAAAAGTGGTcggtgcattgcatagcccaaacgacatcctcttaaatgcaaatgtGTCATATGGGCATGTAAATGTCATTTTTTCTTGATCTTATGGAGCAATGCAAAtttggttatatccagaataaccatccaaaaagaAATACCACCCCCTACCAGCCAATCGATCaagtatttggtccataaagggcatgagGAAGTGGTCATTTAGAGTCCAAGAGTTAAGCTTGCGGTAATCCATGCAGAACCTCCACCCGGTTACTGGTCTAAGTggaatcagctcatttttttcaTTAGCAACCATCATCATACCCCTTTTATTGGGCATGCATTGAACTAGACTTACCCATttgctgtcagaaatagggtaaactactcatgtatccaaccacttaataatctctttTTTAACCACCTCCTACATTGGTGGATTCAGATGGCACTGATGCTCAATGGTAGAAGTACAATCTTCTTCTAGTTAGATTTTATCCTTACAGATGTCAGGgaaaatgccaataatatctgcgatggTCCATCCGATTGCCctcttgtgcctctgaagtactgaaataagtgaaTTTACCTGTTGTTCTtccaaatcagctgcaataataataggtagcatACTTTCTTTCGCCAAAAACACATACCGTAAGTGACCAGGTAGCTCCTTCAATTCTAACACCGGTGGTTCTTCAATAGATGTCTTGGCTGGTGGTGTTGATCAATTTTCCAGATTAAGGTCTAGCTTTTTAAGAGCATAAGAATACGATCCCAGGCCAGTCAGGGCACAAACTttctcttcatactcctcaatgccttcgCTGTCATAGTTCATCACAACTATGGCTAAGGGCTCAATAACCAGCTATTCAGTTCTGACCACATCCTGTTCATCCTCAAAATACATATCAATCACTAAGAACACATTTATTTCCTcatgctgcttcattgatttgcccaCATCAAACTGTACCTCTTTATCGTTTaccctgaataagagctcattcgctctcaaatcaatcaacacacttctaATTATGAGAAAAGGTTgacctaagattatgggcacctcgaagtccacctcacagtccAAAATGATGAAGTCTGCAAAGAATATGAAATTTGagacctttaccaacacatcatacagaatGCCAACAGGTCGGTTTACTGATCTGTCGGCCATCCCAGCCTCATGTTGGTAGGTGTGGGATTCCCCagacccaactttttataaatagtcAACGGCATCAAGTTAACATTTTCCCCCAAATCACATAGTGCTTTAGTGAATTCCATGGTTCTAATTGTACAGGAAATAGTGATTGCACTTGGGTCCGACTTTTTTTACATCAAGGTCCTTGTGGAAATAGCACCGCAAAGGTGGAGATCTGCTTCTAGTTCATAACTCACTATTCATTTTTTGgtaacaaggtctttcatgaattttgcatatcctggaaTTTACTCAAGTGCTTCgatcaaaggcacatttatagtcaattgcttgagcattgctagGAACTTGCTGAATTTTACATCATCCGCCTTCTTTCTCAGCCGTTGAGGAAAGGGATGTGGTGGCCTTAGGATGGGTTTCaacaccactttctcttcctCCTCCTTTTCTGACATATCAATAGAACTATTCGGCTTCTCAGACTTCTCTGGGTGTTGTTCTGTTGGTTCCTCTGCAACTTCCTTAGTATTCACaaatttgcccacagaagggccagataatatcttaccactcctagtgacaaTCGACAGACATAAATCATCTGTCTTATGATCCTTACCCATTTGAGTAAGTAAAGTACCCCTTCTTCCCTGGTTTAGTGTTGATGAAAGTTGACTCATCTGTTACTCTAACTGCTGGATCTAAATTGAATGTGAGTTGACCAGATGACTCATAATGGAAAATTCACTCCTCATACTAGTCACTCCTGCGTTGGTAGCCTCTACTATTTTTAATAGTTCTTTCATCATATCCTCCATAGACCACTTTCCTGAGCTAGTTGCAGTAACTTCTTAATTTCCAGCACGAACATACAACCCATTTCTGTCATTATTTCTTCTCCAGTTTTCTTGCTCCCTGTCTCTGTGATTAGGATTATCATACccgttccgaccttgattcccttggctaatGCCTCGAAAACCCCCTAATTAGAAACATAGTTGACTTTTTCTTCAAGTTTAATATCAACATGGTCTCGAATCATTGTAGCCTTTACCTTTTTTGTCCTTTCTGATAATAAATAATTGGTGAGCAGGACCATTTAAGTCTTTAGATGGGCTATGTCTTGATCCTTCTCCTCATATCTTCTGTGTTGTTCATCATTCATTCTAATAGGAATAGTTGGACTTGCCACCATAGCATCGCTGGTGTACCAAGCCCTACTtagtttggtcatcctattcagcATATCAGCAACATCTTGAAACGACAGAGCAGCAAATGACCCACCAACAATATTATCTACCATTGGCTTTTTCACAGAGTTAAAGGCTCTGTACAAAATCTCCATCAAATTTATGTCCATTATGTTATGGTTTGAACATTGTATCAGCCTCTTCTTGAACCTTTCCAAGTTTCATGTAAAGCCTCATTCAGGAGCTGTCTAAAAttattgatctcatccctcaactgtaccctcctagatggcggaaagaacctttctaggaaagctcctctcagctgcctccagttggttatagagtcaAGCGTCAACTCAtttagccacaatgttgcctctccATACAGAGAAAACATGAACAGCCTCAACCGGATCGCGCTCTGGCTCACCCTCGAGTTATCAAAGGATTTGAAAATGGTGATAAAATTCACTAGATACAGGttggggtcatccccaggaaggtctccaaacaaccccttcagattttAGAGCTGGATCATCGTGCTTGTAATATTGAATTTTGCTCCAGGTGCTAACGGAGGGGGAATTACTACAACCGTTACACCTactccatccatattatcttcATTGTCAGCCTCATACTGCAATGGTTGTTCTGCTATTCTGCTCATGCGGTGGGACTCTGAACTGAGGAGTGCTCGGTGTAACCTATAGAGatcctaaaaataaacaaaaataacaactaaacATAACTCTAGAAAACTCAACTATCAGCAAATTTTCGTgcacaaacttttagtctacaatcgtattccccgagaacggcgccatttttgataacgctcaaattacactcttgaatgggtgtaagcgatcgttgtcaatataaaatacaactaggttgggttcaaatcccacagggaatagggtgtgaactttgattaGGTTATGCAATATTTTACTGATAGTTTACTATTTTaaaagatgggggtttaagtttcacagaaaGGCAAATGTCAatttcaatacttcagtgtttgtaatcaatataaatgagaaaccagagttatgttcaccatgggtattgggagctaacaaatactaggtaatgcttgggattcttggagtaagtaaAAACAGCAGAATATtcttgactatgatactttctgacttatctctcgacctcactagacaattttttatctaattctctcaaacttagataacttatctatttccaatagaatgttatctcaggtagattaatccagttatggcatcaatcattaaacagaagtttggtagcttctgagtccctgttgataattcacgacctttagtttatttctccgttagaagaaaataaaacctaaggcataatctaatgtttgcaaccactagatttcagttaaaacaatagaatttcaagatgttctactattctttgaatcctttaaacacctagcatcatatcaaaccctaatccatggatcccataactcagtGTAATGAAATTATccactgtaataccccgcatgtttctaagctaggaagtgaataagtgtTCCTACGtataaaatctcctatcctgtgattcatacttgagtacatgacttacaatgaatatcctagtgataggatagcttatgatgcattaatcatgttcatatgagtcacttaaggtaatacaagctaagagtttttgaatccatcaagttttagtgtttgttttttcaagggtcatctttgaacgagtataacttaatgttaatatggtattttggctgatttatacccaccaaattgtagataattgaattatctttccaatgataccaatttcgccttaatccaatacccgagcgaaaagttatgcccattttcgtgagagacagtaagcataggcgattggttaggcgccgccca
This region includes:
- the LOC124894783 gene encoding uncharacterized protein LOC124894783, with the protein product MADRSVNRPVGILYDVLVKVSNFIFFADFIILDCEVDFEVPIILGQPFLIIRSVLIDLRANELLFRVNDKEVQFDVGKSMKQHEEINVFLVIDMYFEDEQDVLIWKNNRFYRRFIKDFSKDANPLYKLLEKEVKFLFNDECLKAFECLKKKLIEAPIVIAPDWEKPFEIMCDLVYGKAFHLLIELEHKDLWVLKRLNLNWKEAAEMRLGKLNEMDEFCLRAYK